A region from the Fundidesulfovibrio magnetotacticus genome encodes:
- a CDS encoding molybdenum cofactor biosynthesis protein MoaE: MDISKAIAELKKRPGFTENVGMVLVHNGVVRATRRADSAPVTRLEVHPDQRKIDAICAELSTRPGIFAVEAKALSGTFQPGDDLLYIIVAGDFRENVHPMLLEALNRIKAEAVSKSEHVRVD; the protein is encoded by the coding sequence ATGGACATCTCCAAAGCCATCGCCGAACTCAAGAAACGCCCGGGCTTCACCGAAAACGTGGGCATGGTGCTCGTGCACAACGGCGTGGTGCGCGCCACCCGGCGCGCCGACTCCGCCCCCGTCACCCGTCTTGAAGTCCACCCCGACCAGCGGAAGATCGACGCCATCTGCGCCGAACTTTCCACGCGCCCCGGCATCTTCGCCGTGGAGGCCAAGGCCCTCTCCGGAACCTTCCAGCCCGGCGACGACCTGCTCTACATCATCGTGGCCGGAGACTTCCGCGAGAACGTCCACCCCATGCTCCTGGAGGCCCTCAACCGCATCAAGGCCGAGGCCGTCTCCAAGAGCGAACACGTCCGCGTGGACTGA
- a CDS encoding phosphotransferase family protein, giving the protein MNIRRLGRLDHGDPLHPYLRDHVLPQFGAWRADATFRVFQSDCSRDVYLYEEVHHGPRVVCKFYPPKPGRPAWPSPGETEYRNLAHLRSLGFDAAPHYVVRPLGFEHSLGNVLVMEWLHGDTLCRVIEDAMHQGRRGRLHRKLTALAWFLASQHNRTAGDWYVDFDHAHVYMGRLVDSLIHKRGMGQDHSHELWRLREEWRRRDVMREDRAVLCHGDATPSNFLFGQGRDVLAIDLERMLWADRAFDLGRLCGELAHFFHRGQGDPALAEPFIGHFLWEYCCHFPDRHAAFHAITRRIPFYMGITLLRIARNSWIDPDYRWRLVRHAQTILGALP; this is encoded by the coding sequence ATGAACATCCGGCGACTGGGCCGCCTCGACCACGGCGACCCCCTCCACCCCTACCTGCGCGACCACGTACTCCCCCAGTTCGGGGCCTGGCGCGCGGACGCCACTTTCCGCGTCTTCCAGTCCGACTGCTCGCGCGACGTCTACCTCTACGAAGAGGTGCACCACGGCCCGCGCGTGGTCTGCAAGTTCTACCCGCCCAAGCCCGGGCGTCCCGCCTGGCCCAGCCCCGGCGAGACCGAGTACCGCAATCTCGCCCACCTGCGCTCCCTGGGCTTTGACGCCGCGCCACACTACGTGGTGCGCCCCCTGGGCTTCGAACACAGCCTGGGCAACGTGCTCGTCATGGAATGGCTGCACGGCGACACGCTCTGCCGGGTGATCGAAGACGCCATGCACCAGGGACGCCGCGGCCGACTCCACCGCAAGCTCACCGCCCTGGCCTGGTTCCTTGCAAGCCAGCACAACCGCACCGCCGGCGACTGGTACGTGGACTTCGACCACGCCCACGTCTACATGGGCCGCCTCGTCGACTCGCTCATCCACAAACGCGGCATGGGCCAAGACCACTCCCACGAACTCTGGCGACTGCGCGAAGAATGGCGACGCCGCGACGTCATGCGTGAGGACCGCGCCGTCCTCTGCCACGGCGACGCCACGCCCTCCAACTTCCTCTTCGGCCAAGGGCGCGACGTCCTGGCCATCGACCTGGAACGCATGCTCTGGGCCGACCGAGCCTTCGACCTGGGACGCCTCTGCGGCGAACTGGCCCACTTCTTCCACCGAGGCCAGGGAGACCCCGCCCTTGCCGAACCCTTCATCGGCCACTTCCTCTGGGAATACTGCTGCCACTTCCCGGACCGCCACGCAGCCTTCCACGCCATCACCCGGCGCATCCCCTTCTACATGGGCATCACCCTCCTGCGC